A section of the Cutibacterium granulosum genome encodes:
- a CDS encoding superoxide dismutase, with product MATYTLPELPYDYSALAPHIAPEIMELHHDKHHATYVKGANTALEKLAEARDKGDFGAINQLEKDYAFNLGGHINHSVFWKNMSPNGGGRPEGNELAAAIDEYFGSFDNFKAQFEATAKGVQGSGWGMLVWDTLGQRLNVMQLFDHQGNLPSSQIPVVQLDMWEHAYYLQYKNVKADYVTAWWNVVNWQDAEERFTKARKINDLF from the coding sequence ATGGCTACTTACACCCTTCCCGAACTGCCGTACGACTACAGCGCCCTGGCTCCACACATCGCTCCCGAGATCATGGAGCTGCACCACGACAAGCACCATGCCACCTACGTCAAGGGCGCCAACACGGCCCTGGAGAAGCTGGCCGAAGCCCGCGACAAGGGCGACTTCGGTGCCATCAACCAGCTCGAGAAGGACTATGCCTTCAACCTGGGCGGCCACATCAACCACTCCGTCTTCTGGAAGAACATGTCCCCCAACGGTGGTGGACGTCCGGAGGGCAATGAGCTGGCCGCCGCCATCGACGAGTACTTCGGCTCCTTCGACAACTTCAAGGCCCAGTTCGAGGCCACTGCCAAGGGCGTTCAGGGCTCGGGTTGGGGCATGCTCGTGTGGGACACCCTGGGTCAGCGTCTCAACGTCATGCAGCTGTTCGACCACCAGGGCAACCTGCCGTCCAGCCAGATCCCGGTCGTGCAGCTCGACATGTGGGAGCACGCCTACTACCTGCAGTACAAGAACGTCAAGGCCGACTACGTCACCGCATGGTGGAACGTCGTCAACTGGCAGGACGCCGAGGAGCGCTTCACCAAGGCTCGCAAGATCAACGATCTGTTCTGA
- a CDS encoding ImmA/IrrE family metallo-endopeptidase, which produces MTGNMTDYAVATGEFIEEWLDDHDMTAAELARRTGCSRKHISTVLAGARVTPEFASKLELVTHVPAERWLALEGQYRADVERLGLQEKLAGSGELLDSFQPSLTVLRKLGIIEGDMRRPGRLMMQLMSFFRVGSPDAMVARNLIPDVAFLRSTVLDVNVASLATWLRLAQIQAVGEPPTSSYSPSGLQSVLPELRPMSRDLDTDPAAGVRKLAEVGVRVVLLEEIKGCRAYGATFWDEYGPVVVLSARGKRDGVLWFTLFHELGHVLLHPRQLFLEDSDDESTNAEGQEAEANSFATQWLVPDDRAREAAALRNEAEVVNFAQEIGVSPGVVMQYLHHHKYWKYWRGQDLYQRVNLQTIGKTA; this is translated from the coding sequence ATGACCGGGAACATGACGGATTACGCCGTTGCCACCGGCGAGTTCATCGAGGAGTGGCTGGATGACCACGACATGACCGCTGCCGAGCTTGCCCGGCGAACGGGGTGCTCGCGCAAACACATCAGTACGGTGCTTGCCGGTGCACGTGTCACTCCTGAGTTTGCCAGCAAGCTGGAACTCGTGACACACGTCCCGGCGGAACGTTGGCTTGCCCTGGAAGGGCAGTACCGTGCAGACGTGGAACGGCTTGGGTTGCAGGAAAAATTAGCGGGCAGCGGTGAATTGCTCGATTCCTTCCAGCCCAGCCTCACGGTGCTGCGTAAGCTCGGCATCATCGAGGGCGACATGCGCCGACCCGGTCGGCTCATGATGCAGCTCATGTCATTCTTCCGCGTGGGATCGCCCGATGCCATGGTTGCTCGCAATCTCATCCCGGATGTCGCATTCCTCAGGTCGACAGTTCTGGATGTCAACGTGGCCAGTTTGGCCACGTGGCTTCGGTTGGCTCAGATTCAAGCAGTTGGAGAACCGCCCACGTCCTCATACAGCCCTTCTGGACTGCAATCGGTCCTACCTGAGTTGCGTCCGATGTCGCGTGATCTCGACACCGATCCTGCTGCCGGTGTCCGGAAGCTTGCCGAGGTTGGCGTCCGCGTGGTCCTTCTCGAGGAGATCAAAGGGTGCCGGGCATATGGAGCGACATTCTGGGATGAGTATGGGCCAGTTGTCGTGCTGAGTGCACGTGGTAAGCGTGACGGCGTGCTCTGGTTCACCCTCTTTCACGAATTGGGGCATGTGCTGCTGCATCCGAGGCAGCTCTTTCTCGAGGATTCAGACGATGAAAGTACCAATGCAGAGGGGCAGGAAGCCGAGGCAAATTCCTTTGCGACGCAGTGGTTGGTGCCAGATGACAGGGCGAGAGAAGCTGCCGCCTTGCGCAATGAGGCCGAGGTCGTCAATTTTGCCCAGGAGATCGGCGTCAGCCCTGGCGTGGTGATGCAGTACCTGCACCACCACAAGTACTGGAAATATTGGCGTGGACAAGATCTGTATCAGAGGGTGAATCTTCAGACCATCGGCAAGACTGCTTGA
- a CDS encoding ECF transporter S component, with translation MNRDRPGTVMGTSWSARILLVITAVLSLLAFCWPLFLDPGSIADYHTRAPLLFAVILPVALVVVVSQMSADGIDVKALAMLGVLTACGAGLRPLGAGTAGIEMVFFTIMLGGRVFGPAFGFVLGTTTLFTSAIITAGFGPWLPYQMLAAAFVGMGAGLLPRRLRGWSETLVLAVYGALASFLYGWLMDFAFWPFNLGMDSQLSFNPEASINTNLWHFVLFNAATSMGWNLGRAVTNVILVILAGQAVMQVLRRAARKANWHSSDDAWRSGSVPYEAVCPGEEEIFLLNQE, from the coding sequence ATGAACCGCGATCGTCCTGGAACGGTCATGGGGACGTCGTGGAGCGCAAGAATCCTGCTCGTCATCACCGCGGTGTTGAGTCTCCTGGCTTTCTGCTGGCCGTTGTTCCTCGATCCCGGCTCGATCGCCGATTACCACACTCGTGCTCCCCTGCTGTTCGCTGTGATCCTCCCGGTGGCACTGGTGGTCGTCGTCTCGCAAATGTCAGCCGATGGCATTGACGTCAAGGCTCTGGCCATGCTTGGCGTACTCACCGCGTGTGGGGCTGGCCTGCGCCCACTGGGGGCGGGCACCGCCGGGATCGAGATGGTCTTCTTCACCATCATGCTGGGCGGTCGGGTCTTCGGACCGGCTTTCGGGTTCGTCCTGGGCACGACGACCCTGTTCACCTCGGCAATCATCACTGCCGGGTTCGGACCGTGGCTGCCCTACCAAATGTTGGCTGCAGCCTTCGTCGGGATGGGGGCCGGTCTGCTGCCCCGCAGGCTGCGCGGCTGGTCAGAGACACTGGTGCTGGCCGTCTACGGGGCCCTTGCGTCATTCCTCTACGGCTGGCTCATGGATTTCGCGTTCTGGCCGTTCAATCTGGGCATGGATTCCCAGTTGTCCTTCAACCCGGAGGCCTCCATCAACACGAACCTGTGGCACTTCGTCCTGTTCAATGCTGCGACGTCGATGGGTTGGAACCTGGGGCGGGCCGTGACCAACGTCATCCTCGTCATCCTTGCTGGCCAAGCAGTCATGCAGGTATTGCGGCGAGCCGCACGCAAGGCGAACTGGCACAGTTCAGACGATGCATGGAGGTCTGGGAGCGTCCCTTACGAAGCTGTCTGCCCCGGGGAGGAAGAAATTTTTCTCCTGAATCAGGAATAG